GATTATTTCTGAATCCAGAGCATGACGAGCGACCAGCCCAGCCAGACAGCGAACAGGCCGACCAGCAGGTTCCCGGCGATGTTGATCAACGCATGATGCATCTCTGCATTCCGCAGCAGACTGACGGTTTCATGGCCGAACGTGGAAAAGGTGGTCAGTGAGCCCAACATGCCCGTGATCAGAAACAGGCTCACATGTTTATGCACCCACACTGAAGAGTGGATCTGCTTATGCGAGACAATCGCCATCAGAATGCCGATCAACAGGCAGCCTGTCGCATTCACCACGAAGGTACCCGCGGGAAATCCGGGGTACTTTCGTGACATGAATTCCGTGATACTGTAGCGCGCAATCGCTCCGAAAAATCCACCCAGTCCAACGGCCAGCAGTTGTGACACCTGTTATCCCTTTTTTCAGTCTGCTCAGCCTGCTGACACAGGCGTACGAATCGGTTTGAGTTCTCGGAAGCCTACTTGGAAGAGATCTTCCACAGGTGCTTGTCGCTGCGCAGGAACAGAGCGTTATCCGCAATCGCGGGCGTGGCAAGAATCGTCTCCTTCAGATCGATTTCGCCCGTCTCTTTGCCTTCGTCTGCTCCCACCTGCACCACCTGTAACAGTCCTTTTTCGTTGACCAGATACAGATGCTTGCCGGCGGCGATCGGAGTCGCACTGAAAGGACCTTTTAACCGCAGACGCCAGATCACTTCGCCATCTTCCGGATTCGCAGAGGTCAATACGCCTGCCCGGTTCACGGTGAAGACCTTCTTCTCATACACCAGGGGACTGGCCGTCGCGGGAGAGAGCTTCTGTTCCTGCCAGAGAACCTTGGGAGGCTCGCTGCTGGACCCGGGTACGAGTGCGGTGAGACCGTTGGAAGGAATATACAGCGTATTGTCTCCGACCGTGGTCGAAGGAATACGGCCGGCTCCCTGCTCGTAGCTCCACGCGGTATCTCCCGTTTCGGGATAAATCGCATCCACGCCTTCACTCGACTGCAACAGCACCAGGGTTTCGGCGCTGTCAGAGGCTTTCAGAATCGCGGGCGACGTCCAGTTGGCAACCCGGGGACGTTTGATTTTCCAGCGGGAGATGCCGGTTTTCACATCCAGGCCGGTGGTGAAAGAATCGTCGTCATTCTCGACGGGTACGATCAGGGTCTCACCCACCACGATGGGTGAAGAGGCCATTCCCAGGCTGTTACTCGCATTGGGGAAATCGTGTGACAGTCCGCGGATCCAGAGCAGGTTTCCGTCCATATCCAGACAGACGACATCATTACTCGAGAATGTGGCGAAAACCCGCTTGCCATCACTGGCGGGAGTCGGCGTTGCCACGCACATTTTGTTATGACACTGTGTCCGTCCCGTTGCCCAGAACTGACGGTCCCACAGCTGCTTGCCGGTCTTCGCATCGAAACAGAGTACGTGCAACTGGTCCTGTTTGAAACCGGTGGTGCTGGTCAGAAAGACCTTGTCTCCCACGATGATCGGTCCCGAAGCCCCCCGACCTTCCAGATCAGCGGTCCAGGCAATACTCTCCTGGTCGACCAGGGTCGGCGGTGTATCCGACGTCGCCACATTGTTGGTCAGCGGACCCCGGAACTGCGGCCAGTCGGCTCCACAACACAGACCGATGGCAATCAGAGGCATCACAAGTTGAAAGGCACTCTTATTCATAATTTTAACCTGTCAGGAAAGTATGTTTGAATTCGAGGAGAAACTGCAGATCGACAGTTACGGCGTTAACTGCGTCGTTGCCTCTGGTTTTTCGGAAAGTACACCAGTCCCGGAAGGACGGGCGATGCGTAATTGGAACTGGTAGCGTTGTGCCCAGCTTTCGGTCTGCTCGTTTTGACAGAGTTTCAGCAGAATCACATTTTTCCCCGGTTTGAATGTCACGGGCACACTGTATTGATCCATGATCATCCCGCGGTGATATTCATTGCGGGCAAACAGCAACTTGCCATTCACCCAGATTTTCCAGGCATTGGGAGTTCCCAGGCGAATCTCCAGTTCCTGTTCCCCCGGGCTATAGAAGTCAGCCGCACAATACATCACGGCCCCTTTGTAGGGAGAAATCTCTTTCGCGATGTCGAAGATGCCGTAATCGTCTTCTGTATTCACCGACTTCCAGTTCACTTCCCCTTCCTTGCCTTTCAGGGCCGAGGAGAAGTCCAGATTTTTCTCGGGTGGGTAGGCCGTATCGTATCCCTTCAGTTCCCGGTTATCGAAGGGGCCGATGATCTTCCAGTCCGACAGGAAGCCAAAGTGCTTCTGCAGATCGATCTTCTCGCCCAGGCCTCGCAGCGGTTTGACAATCGCTTTCACCTGGTCGTCATCGGTCGCGCCGCTCAGCGCCTGCTCGTAGGCCTGTTTGGCTGCGTCTTTCTTGCCGTCTTTTTCCAGTTTCTTTGCCTGATCAATCAGTCGCTGCACGGCATCGCGTCTGAGTGTCACACTCGGGTCGTTGATCATCCCGGGAATGATGCGTTCGCTGGCACTCGCGTCTACTTTGATGAGCGTTTCGTAAGCCAGTCGTCGTGCCCGGGGATTGTTGGATTTGTCCAGAATGAACTTTTCGAGTTCCGCTTTGGGCAGCTTGCCCTGCTGAATCGCGTTCGACGCGACTGCTTCAAATGCCCCGCACAGCCAGTTGACCGCCAGAGGATTCGCCCCCTTGAAACTGGACAGAATCGGAATCAGTGCCGACGCATCTGCCTGGGAAAGCGATTGAACCGCCTGGGAGGCAGCCTGATTTCCCTGCCCCTCTTTTTGAACCTGTTTGATTCTGGCGATCTGTTGTTCCACATCATCCGCCCGCACGCTGCTCAGTACGCTGAACAGACACAAACAGCAGAAAAGAAAACGACTTCGCTGCATGAGAATCTCCCGACTTTCAAAATTGTTCTGAATCAGCAATCTCCGCTGCCTGGAGATCGCGTCGTTGAGTAGAGTCAAGTGCCTGCGATTGTACCAGTTTCCTTCCCGCACCAACAAGTATGCAGACAAATTTCCCTGGGAAGCCCCAATCACGGAATGCTGCCTGTCAGCCAATTCAAACGAACTTCCTGCATTCCCTTCGTGTCTTGGCTGAATCTGAGTCTTGCCTGTGATATAATTCCCGTACGAATCAGATTGACTACTTTTGAGCCCCAGGAACTTCTCGTATGTCTTTAATTCTCAGCCAGACTCTGAATCGACTGCTCGAGGGAGAGAATCTGGAGAGTGAAGCGACCCGCCAGGTCATCTCCTCGATCATGCAGGGAGAATGCAGCGATGCCCAGATTGCCGCGTTGCTCACAGCACTCCGCATGAAAGGCGAAACGTCAGACGAACTCGTCGGCGCCGCCCAGGCGATGCACGCCAAGGCGCTTGCGATCCCCACGAACAGGCAAGGCCTGCTGGATACCTGTGGCACCGGCGGCGATCAGCTGCACACCTTCAACATCAGCACGACAGTCGCCCTGGTCGCGGCTGCAGCCGGTATCCCTGTCGCCAAGCATGGCAACCGCAGCGTCTCCAGTTCCAGCGGGTCGTCAGATGTCCTCGAAGCACTCGGCGTCCGACTCGACCTGACACCTGAACAAATCGGCCAGTGTCTGGAGACGACCGGCATTGGGTTCTGCTTCGCGCCCCTGCTCCATTCCGCGATGAAATATGTTGCCCCGGTCCGGAGGGAACTCGGCATTCGCACCATCTTCAATTACCTGGGGCCTTTAACGAATCCGGCCAGCGCCGAGTACCAGTTGCTGGGGGCCAATTCGGTAGAGGCTGCGGAAAAAATTGCTCAAGCCCTGTTAAAATTAGGTCGAAAACATGCATTGGTTGTCTGTGGCAACGGAGAACTGGATGAGGTCAGCCTCTGGGGAAAAACGACCGTTTTCGAAGTGACGGGGTCCAACCTGAATCGCTTCGAATGGACGGCTGCCGACTTCGGGTTACCCGAATGCGACGTAAGTCAGTTGACAGTCGAATCCTCCGAGCAA
The nucleotide sequence above comes from Gimesia sp.. Encoded proteins:
- the trpD gene encoding anthranilate phosphoribosyltransferase, which translates into the protein MSLILSQTLNRLLEGENLESEATRQVISSIMQGECSDAQIAALLTALRMKGETSDELVGAAQAMHAKALAIPTNRQGLLDTCGTGGDQLHTFNISTTVALVAAAAGIPVAKHGNRSVSSSSGSSDVLEALGVRLDLTPEQIGQCLETTGIGFCFAPLLHSAMKYVAPVRRELGIRTIFNYLGPLTNPASAEYQLLGANSVEAAEKIAQALLKLGRKHALVVCGNGELDEVSLWGKTTVFEVTGSNLNRFEWTAADFGLPECDVSQLTVESSEQSANIIREILNGEQGPARNMVVANASAALLAAEQASDLMQAVQKVAQLIDEGKVREKLQQLIDFSSSRGGE
- the crcB gene encoding fluoride efflux transporter CrcB, with amino-acid sequence MSQLLAVGLGGFFGAIARYSITEFMSRKYPGFPAGTFVVNATGCLLIGILMAIVSHKQIHSSVWVHKHVSLFLITGMLGSLTTFSTFGHETVSLLRNAEMHHALINIAGNLLVGLFAVWLGWSLVMLWIQK
- a CDS encoding PQQ-binding-like beta-propeller repeat protein — encoded protein: MNKSAFQLVMPLIAIGLCCGADWPQFRGPLTNNVATSDTPPTLVDQESIAWTADLEGRGASGPIIVGDKVFLTSTTGFKQDQLHVLCFDAKTGKQLWDRQFWATGRTQCHNKMCVATPTPASDGKRVFATFSSNDVVCLDMDGNLLWIRGLSHDFPNASNSLGMASSPIVVGETLIVPVENDDDSFTTGLDVKTGISRWKIKRPRVANWTSPAILKASDSAETLVLLQSSEGVDAIYPETGDTAWSYEQGAGRIPSTTVGDNTLYIPSNGLTALVPGSSSEPPKVLWQEQKLSPATASPLVYEKKVFTVNRAGVLTSANPEDGEVIWRLRLKGPFSATPIAAGKHLYLVNEKGLLQVVQVGADEGKETGEIDLKETILATPAIADNALFLRSDKHLWKISSK